In one Prosthecochloris aestuarii DSM 271 genomic region, the following are encoded:
- the pheS gene encoding phenylalanine--tRNA ligase subunit alpha, whose translation MKHSIDSLQKEIESFAITSNETLEEFKLTYLVRKGSIANLFKQLKDVSPDERRAVGQLLNTLKTTAEKKYEDAKDTLASSAASEKNNIIDLTLPGRTHFLGSEHPVQKVLGDMKQIFTAMGFAIETGPELECGVYNFDKLNFPPDHPARDMQDTFFIKLDEKDGNDVLLRTHTSPVQIRVMLDQRPPIRVICPGKVYRNEAISSRSYCVFHQLEGLYIDKNVSFADLKATIYSFAKQMFGQDVQLRFRPSFFPFTEPSAEVDVTCYLCNGKGCKVCKQSGWLEILGCGMVHPNVLCQCGIDPEEYSGYAFGMGVDRTALLRYKIDDIRLLFENDIRMLDQFMQ comes from the coding sequence ATGAAACACAGCATCGACTCTCTTCAGAAAGAAATCGAATCGTTTGCCATCACAAGCAACGAAACGCTCGAGGAGTTCAAGCTCACCTACCTCGTCAGGAAAGGAAGCATCGCCAACCTCTTCAAACAGCTGAAGGACGTTTCGCCTGATGAACGCCGTGCAGTAGGGCAGCTTCTGAACACCTTGAAAACCACCGCTGAAAAGAAGTATGAGGATGCCAAAGATACTCTTGCATCCTCAGCTGCTTCAGAAAAAAACAACATCATAGATCTCACCCTGCCTGGAAGAACCCACTTTCTTGGTTCCGAACACCCGGTACAGAAGGTCCTCGGCGATATGAAGCAGATCTTCACAGCCATGGGCTTTGCTATAGAAACAGGTCCGGAGCTTGAATGCGGCGTTTACAACTTCGATAAGCTTAATTTCCCTCCTGACCATCCCGCAAGGGATATGCAGGACACCTTCTTCATCAAGCTCGACGAAAAAGATGGGAATGATGTTCTTCTCAGAACACACACCTCCCCGGTCCAGATTCGGGTCATGCTCGACCAGCGACCGCCGATACGCGTTATCTGCCCTGGCAAAGTCTATCGCAACGAAGCGATCAGCTCCCGAAGCTATTGCGTCTTTCATCAACTCGAAGGGCTCTATATTGATAAAAACGTCTCGTTTGCAGATCTGAAAGCAACCATCTACTCCTTTGCCAAACAGATGTTTGGCCAGGACGTACAACTGCGATTCAGACCCAGCTTTTTCCCGTTCACCGAACCCTCCGCCGAGGTTGATGTCACCTGTTACCTCTGCAACGGCAAGGGATGCAAAGTCTGCAAACAATCAGGATGGCTCGAAATTCTCGGGTGCGGCATGGTACACCCCAACGTCCTCTGCCAATGCGGTATCGACCCTGAAGAATACTCAGGATATGCCTTCGGCATGGGTGTAGACAGAACGGCCCTGCTTCGCTATAAGATAGACGATATACGCCTCCTGTTTGAAAACGATATACGAATGCTTGACCAGTTCATGCAGTAA
- the rplT gene encoding 50S ribosomal protein L20 yields the protein MPRSKNAVASRARKKRILNKAKGYWGSRGTILTVAKHAVDKAEQYAYRDRRVKKRTFRALWIMRINAAARLNGTSYSRLMEAMHKKNIDINRKALAEIAVKDPSAFSQIVKTAMD from the coding sequence ATGCCAAGATCGAAAAATGCAGTTGCATCACGTGCGAGAAAAAAACGGATTTTAAATAAAGCGAAGGGTTACTGGGGTTCACGCGGTACTATTCTGACCGTTGCCAAACACGCTGTCGATAAAGCAGAACAGTATGCCTACCGTGACAGAAGGGTCAAGAAGAGAACCTTCCGTGCGCTCTGGATCATGCGTATCAATGCCGCTGCCCGTCTGAACGGAACATCCTATTCGCGTCTGATGGAGGCAATGCATAAGAAAAACATCGATATCAATCGCAAAGCGCTTGCAGAGATCGCAGTAAAAGACCCGTCTGCGTTCAGCCAGATCGTCAAAACAGCTATGGATTAA
- the rpmI gene encoding 50S ribosomal protein L35, translating to MPKMKSHRGACKRFKKTASGKVKRERMYGSHNLEKKNRKRTRRLHQSTLVDSTQEKQIKRMILA from the coding sequence ATGCCAAAAATGAAATCACACCGCGGCGCATGCAAGCGGTTTAAAAAGACTGCTTCAGGCAAAGTAAAACGCGAACGCATGTACGGGTCACATAACCTGGAAAAGAAAAACAGAAAAAGAACCCGTCGTCTGCACCAGTCCACGCTTGTTGACAGCACACAGGAGAAGCAGATCAAACGGATGATTCTAGCCTAA
- the infC gene encoding translation initiation factor IF-3, producing MRKKRSAPQKPKLTYRVNEQIRVPEVRVVFKDGSQEILKTGEARKMAEQEGLDLIEVQPTAQPPVCKMDNYGKLQYKLDKNEKDRKKKSKPTELKELRFHPNTDTHDFDFKSAHLEEFLRKGNRVRATIVFLGRSIIYKDKGFELVERLKERLSNVSNPEGEAKFEGKRLFIYFEPDKKKIEIFERQLAKMKPEEKP from the coding sequence ATGAGAAAAAAGAGAAGCGCTCCTCAAAAGCCAAAACTAACCTACAGGGTCAATGAGCAGATCCGTGTTCCTGAGGTAAGAGTTGTTTTCAAGGATGGTTCACAGGAAATCCTGAAAACCGGCGAAGCCAGAAAAATGGCTGAACAGGAGGGACTTGATCTCATTGAAGTACAGCCTACGGCACAACCCCCTGTCTGCAAAATGGACAACTACGGTAAACTGCAGTACAAGCTGGATAAAAATGAAAAGGACCGTAAGAAAAAGTCGAAACCCACAGAGTTAAAGGAGCTTCGCTTTCATCCAAATACGGACACACACGACTTCGACTTCAAGTCGGCGCACCTTGAAGAGTTTCTCCGCAAAGGCAACAGGGTCCGAGCCACCATTGTCTTTCTCGGTCGCTCTATTATCTACAAAGATAAAGGGTTCGAGCTCGTCGAGCGCCTTAAGGAACGCCTGAGCAACGTGAGCAACCCCGAGGGTGAAGCAAAATTCGAAGGAAAACGGCTTTTTATCTATTTCGAACCCGATAAAAAGAAAATCGAAATCTTCGAAAGACAGTTAGCAAAAATGAAACCGGAAGAAAAGCCGTAA
- the thrS gene encoding threonine--tRNA ligase, producing the protein MSEHTTSQTQVTVTLPDGESRSFPFGTTGYDIARSIGKKLAQDALAVVINGRAQDLDSPVSEDASIEIVTFDHPLGKEIFWHSASHIMAHAIEELFPGSRFGAGPAIEQGFYYDIASSHRFTESDLHDIETRMIEIGRRAIDVRREELSRQAAIDFFSSTRKDPYKVEILEDTLKDTPTVSIYHQGEFADLCTGPHLPNTSKLKAVKLTNISASFWRGDSSRESMQRIYGIAFPSEKLLKQHLAHIEEAKKRDHRKLGAELELFMLSPEVGSGLPIWLPKGAIVRNELESFLREEQRKRGYVPVYTPHIGNIGLYKRSGHYPYYSESQFPPLTYTDDLGREEQYLLKPMNCPHHHMIYSSKLRSYRDLPIRLTEFGTVYRHEQSGELNGLIRARGFTQDDSHIYCRPDQLVDEICNAIDLTKFVFATLGFDDIQIRLSLHDPENQDKYGGTKEVWEQAEKDVREAADRMNIDYFTGIGEASFYGPKIDFIVRDAIGRKWQLGTVQVDYVMPERFDLSYIGSDGQPHRPVIIHRAPFGSMERFIGVLIEHTGGNFPLWLAPVQIAVLPITDEVHDYAVQVRDTLHAAGMRVELDTRSEKIGKKIRESEVAKIPYMVIIGQKEAAAGEVSLRRHREGDQGNMTVEELKEKLAKEINDKS; encoded by the coding sequence ATGTCCGAACATACTACATCGCAGACCCAGGTAACGGTAACTCTGCCTGATGGTGAAAGCAGATCTTTCCCCTTCGGCACGACCGGTTACGATATTGCCCGTTCAATCGGGAAAAAACTTGCACAGGATGCCCTCGCCGTCGTCATTAACGGCAGAGCACAGGACCTCGATTCCCCTGTCAGCGAAGATGCCTCGATTGAAATCGTCACATTCGACCACCCACTGGGAAAGGAAATTTTCTGGCACAGTGCCAGTCATATCATGGCCCACGCCATCGAAGAACTGTTTCCCGGCTCAAGATTCGGCGCAGGGCCAGCAATTGAACAGGGATTCTACTACGATATCGCCTCCAGTCACCGCTTCACAGAAAGTGACCTCCACGATATCGAAACCAGGATGATCGAGATCGGCCGGCGCGCTATCGACGTGCGGCGCGAGGAACTCTCGCGTCAGGCAGCCATCGATTTTTTCTCATCGACCAGAAAGGACCCCTACAAGGTTGAAATCCTCGAAGATACCCTGAAGGATACTCCGACGGTTTCGATCTATCACCAGGGCGAATTTGCCGATCTTTGCACCGGTCCGCACCTGCCGAACACCTCGAAGCTCAAAGCAGTCAAGCTGACCAATATTTCAGCATCGTTCTGGAGAGGAGACTCGTCACGTGAAAGCATGCAGAGAATTTACGGTATAGCGTTTCCTTCCGAAAAACTCCTCAAACAGCACCTTGCTCATATCGAAGAAGCAAAAAAACGCGATCATCGCAAGCTCGGCGCTGAACTTGAACTCTTCATGCTCTCGCCCGAAGTAGGCAGCGGTCTACCGATCTGGCTTCCGAAAGGCGCGATCGTTCGAAACGAACTGGAATCATTCCTCAGAGAAGAACAGAGAAAACGCGGCTATGTACCGGTATACACGCCTCATATAGGAAATATAGGATTGTACAAACGATCCGGTCATTATCCGTATTACAGTGAATCACAGTTTCCGCCACTAACCTATACCGATGATCTCGGAAGAGAGGAACAGTATCTGCTCAAACCGATGAACTGTCCGCATCATCACATGATCTACAGTTCAAAGCTTCGCAGCTATCGCGATCTGCCGATACGACTGACCGAGTTCGGCACCGTCTACCGCCACGAACAGTCAGGAGAACTCAACGGCCTTATTCGCGCAAGAGGCTTTACGCAGGATGATTCTCATATCTACTGCCGTCCGGACCAGCTCGTCGACGAGATCTGCAATGCTATCGATCTCACAAAATTCGTCTTCGCGACACTCGGCTTCGACGACATCCAGATTCGCCTGTCGCTCCACGACCCTGAAAACCAGGACAAATACGGCGGAACGAAAGAGGTATGGGAACAGGCAGAAAAAGACGTTCGCGAAGCTGCAGACAGAATGAACATCGACTACTTCACGGGCATTGGTGAAGCCAGTTTCTATGGGCCGAAAATTGACTTTATCGTCCGCGATGCCATTGGAAGAAAATGGCAGCTCGGCACCGTTCAGGTAGACTACGTCATGCCCGAACGATTCGATCTCTCATATATTGGAAGTGATGGACAGCCCCACAGGCCGGTCATCATCCACCGGGCACCATTTGGATCGATGGAGCGTTTTATCGGTGTTCTGATTGAGCATACCGGCGGAAATTTCCCGCTATGGCTTGCGCCTGTTCAGATCGCTGTTCTCCCGATCACGGATGAAGTGCACGACTATGCCGTACAGGTTCGCGATACGCTCCATGCTGCCGGCATGCGCGTCGAGCTCGACACCCGCAGTGAAAAAATAGGGAAAAAAATCCGCGAATCGGAAGTCGCAAAAATCCCGTACATGGTCATTATCGGCCAGAAGGAAGCTGCTGCCGGAGAGGTCTCGCTGAGACGACACCGCGAGGGTGATCAGGGCAACATGACCGTAGAAGAACTGAAAGAAAAATTAGCTAAGGAAATTAACGACAAATCCTGA
- the bchZ gene encoding chlorophyllide a reductase subunit Z, whose protein sequence is MTRTIRDESTASAYWAAVNTFCALHDVHVIADAPVGCYNLVGVAVMDYTDAVPYLENLTPTSLTEKEISSSGSTQKVQGIIEKLKNEKKELILISSAESEMIGSNHTMMLRHSYPDVHFFDSRSLGENEWQGRDRALVWLHEQFDDGRPAEVEPGTVSIIGPTYGCFNSPSDLAEIKRIVEGCGLTIKHVYPFESNLHDISDLKNSDIVIVMYREFGQTLADLLGRPVLQAPFGLSETEHFIENLGRLTNRQKEAAAFLTLEKKTILKPIWDLWRGPQSEWFPTIRFGVVADQTYTEGLKKFLSQEMGMACLFNHNSQTTNNNDVREELANQQPQFLFGRMADKIYLAELGAKTRFIPAGFPGPIVRRALGTPFMGHSGAVYLLQEIVNALYDTLFHFLPISMRSSEGPIETKKITWTKEANAILEEIVKKAPFISQISFGRDMKKKAEALAAKQGKETVTPDILHMLK, encoded by the coding sequence ATGACCAGAACTATCAGGGACGAATCGACTGCAAGCGCCTACTGGGCTGCGGTCAATACATTCTGCGCACTTCATGACGTTCACGTCATCGCCGATGCTCCTGTCGGGTGCTATAATCTTGTCGGCGTCGCCGTCATGGATTACACCGATGCGGTTCCCTACCTGGAAAATTTAACCCCGACAAGCCTGACAGAAAAAGAGATTTCCTCGTCTGGAAGCACCCAAAAAGTCCAGGGCATCATTGAAAAGCTTAAAAACGAAAAAAAAGAACTGATCCTGATCTCAAGTGCGGAAAGCGAAATGATCGGCAGCAACCACACCATGATGCTCCGACACAGCTATCCTGATGTTCATTTTTTTGACTCAAGATCGCTGGGAGAAAACGAATGGCAGGGCAGGGACCGGGCGCTTGTATGGCTTCACGAACAGTTTGACGACGGTCGTCCCGCAGAAGTTGAGCCGGGAACAGTCAGCATTATCGGGCCCACATACGGATGCTTCAACAGCCCGTCTGACCTGGCAGAAATCAAACGAATCGTTGAAGGATGCGGACTGACGATAAAACATGTCTACCCGTTTGAAAGCAACCTGCACGACATCTCCGACCTGAAGAACTCGGATATTGTCATCGTCATGTACCGCGAATTTGGCCAGACCCTGGCCGACCTCCTTGGGCGCCCAGTTCTTCAAGCTCCATTCGGGCTTAGCGAAACAGAGCACTTTATTGAAAATCTTGGCCGTTTGACCAACCGCCAGAAAGAAGCTGCTGCATTTCTGACGCTTGAAAAAAAGACCATCCTCAAACCAATCTGGGATCTCTGGCGGGGCCCTCAGTCCGAATGGTTTCCAACGATACGCTTTGGCGTAGTCGCAGACCAGACCTACACAGAAGGCCTCAAAAAATTTCTCAGCCAGGAAATGGGTATGGCGTGCCTCTTCAACCACAACTCGCAGACAACCAACAATAACGACGTCAGAGAAGAACTCGCCAACCAACAGCCGCAGTTTCTCTTCGGGCGTATGGCGGACAAAATCTATCTTGCCGAACTTGGTGCCAAAACGCGCTTCATCCCGGCAGGGTTTCCCGGCCCTATTGTGCGCAGAGCGCTCGGAACACCGTTCATGGGCCATAGCGGCGCAGTCTACCTCCTCCAGGAGATCGTCAACGCCCTTTACGACACACTGTTTCATTTCCTGCCTATCAGCATGCGCTCGTCAGAGGGACCGATCGAAACCAAAAAGATCACCTGGACAAAAGAAGCCAATGCAATACTGGAAGAGATTGTCAAAAAAGCCCCGTTTATCAGCCAGATATCCTTTGGACGCGACATGAAGAAAAAAGCAGAAGCACTTGCCGCAAAACAGGGTAAAGAGACGGTTACCCCAGACATCCTGCACATGCTGAAATAG
- a CDS encoding glycoside hydrolase family 3 protein — protein MVRLITTLLALLAILCQPYTLFAESITAQKLFGSKDPVVERQLRTMSLSDKIGQMIIAHCPAKYRSSDDTNYQKLSVLISQGKVGGIMFLKGNTYDAAILTNRFQLLAPHPLLISADMEKGLAMRIDGATEFAPSMALSAIGDRNLVYSMAEAIAGEAKALGIYQSYGPSTDLNLNPDNPIINTRSYGDNVEKTISMANAFIDGLQDNGIIATVKHFPGHGDVTVDSHVALPILDGDKKRLDSFELRPFKAAIDHGVLSVMIGHLAVPKITGNLTPATLSWRIVTHLLRKELDFKGLIITDALNMKALYQDHTLEEISTLAVEAGNDLLLFSPDPELTHRTILNAVQEGRISKKRINDSVRRILTAKRWLGLDRQRIINLDSIPEKIGIESHHVLARTIAERSLTIVRDNERNLPLAEGRKKNILHIILENKQHSTSGEEFEKKMMHAFHAKTIRIDPQANSLDYRNARDRAARASAVVLTTYVEVLTGSKNLKLNDMQKSFVSSLVSALPSSTPLVMVSFGTPYIIRNFPTIPTYLCTYTSSPLSEDAVINALKGKFKPEGRLPISLSASVE, from the coding sequence ATGGTGCGTCTCATAACCACATTGCTGGCACTGCTCGCAATACTCTGCCAGCCATATACTCTTTTTGCTGAATCAATCACGGCACAAAAGCTTTTCGGCAGCAAAGATCCTGTGGTCGAACGACAACTCAGGACCATGTCGCTGTCTGATAAAATCGGGCAGATGATCATCGCCCATTGTCCCGCAAAATACCGCAGCAGCGACGACACCAACTATCAGAAACTCTCCGTTCTGATCAGCCAGGGTAAAGTGGGCGGCATCATGTTCCTGAAAGGCAACACCTACGATGCGGCCATTCTGACCAACCGGTTTCAGTTACTGGCGCCCCACCCTCTTCTTATCAGCGCCGACATGGAAAAAGGCCTCGCCATGCGTATCGATGGCGCAACCGAATTTGCTCCGAGCATGGCCCTTTCGGCAATCGGCGACAGGAATCTGGTCTACTCCATGGCAGAAGCGATTGCCGGAGAAGCCAAAGCTCTCGGTATTTATCAGAGTTACGGACCAAGTACGGATCTGAACCTCAACCCGGACAATCCTATCATCAATACAAGATCATATGGAGACAACGTCGAAAAAACCATCTCCATGGCAAACGCCTTTATCGACGGTCTTCAGGATAACGGTATTATCGCCACAGTCAAGCATTTTCCAGGCCACGGCGATGTCACTGTCGACAGCCATGTCGCCCTTCCTATTCTGGACGGCGATAAAAAAAGGCTCGATTCTTTTGAGCTCAGACCATTCAAGGCCGCTATAGACCATGGCGTATTGAGTGTGATGATCGGTCATCTTGCCGTCCCGAAAATCACCGGAAACCTCACCCCGGCAACGCTTTCATGGAGGATCGTCACCCATCTTCTGCGAAAGGAACTCGACTTCAAAGGCCTGATCATCACCGATGCCCTCAACATGAAAGCCCTTTACCAGGACCACACCCTTGAAGAAATCTCAACGCTTGCTGTAGAAGCGGGGAACGACCTGCTGCTCTTCTCCCCGGATCCTGAACTGACACACCGTACCATTCTCAACGCTGTCCAGGAAGGCCGGATCAGCAAAAAAAGAATCAACGATTCCGTCCGACGCATCCTGACAGCAAAACGCTGGCTCGGTCTCGACCGGCAACGCATCATCAATCTCGATAGCATCCCCGAAAAAATAGGGATCGAAAGCCATCATGTACTCGCCAGGACCATTGCCGAACGATCCCTCACCATTGTTCGCGATAACGAAAGAAACCTGCCTCTCGCAGAAGGCCGAAAAAAGAACATCCTGCATATTATTCTTGAGAATAAACAGCACTCGACCTCGGGAGAAGAGTTTGAAAAAAAGATGATGCACGCCTTCCATGCAAAAACAATACGCATCGATCCTCAGGCCAACTCCCTTGACTACCGCAATGCAAGAGATCGTGCCGCAAGGGCATCGGCCGTGGTTCTGACAACATACGTCGAAGTGCTCACCGGATCGAAAAACCTCAAGCTCAACGACATGCAGAAATCGTTTGTCAGCAGTCTCGTATCAGCTCTCCCCTCTTCGACACCACTGGTCATGGTCTCTTTCGGGACGCCCTACATCATCAGAAATTTCCCGACCATTCCGACCTATCTCTGCACCTATACCTCATCACCACTGAGCGAAGATGCCGTTATCAACGCCCTCAAAGGAAAGTTCAAACCTGAAGGACGGCTACCTATATCGCTTTCCGCATCCGTCGAGTAA
- a CDS encoding HNH endonuclease: protein MPLHKSKVLILNSSYEPLSICDAQKAIVLLFCGKAVTVAQHPDQVIRTVKESYPLPSIVRLTFFVRVPYKKLMLSRKNIFRRDNFQCQYCGRKERLLTIDHVLPRSKGGEESWENLITACSSCNTKKGNRTPEEAGMPPLNQPIRPSHIMLMRKFITTISEDWKPYLFMSR, encoded by the coding sequence ATGCCATTACACAAATCAAAAGTTCTCATACTCAACAGCAGCTATGAACCACTGAGTATATGTGACGCGCAAAAAGCGATCGTTCTGCTTTTCTGCGGAAAGGCAGTGACCGTTGCCCAGCATCCGGACCAGGTAATCCGCACGGTAAAGGAATCCTATCCCCTGCCCTCCATCGTACGTCTTACTTTTTTCGTCAGGGTCCCCTATAAAAAGCTCATGCTCAGCAGAAAAAACATCTTCAGACGCGACAACTTTCAGTGCCAGTACTGTGGCCGTAAAGAGCGGCTTCTGACAATCGACCATGTGCTTCCCCGTTCAAAAGGAGGCGAAGAATCCTGGGAAAACCTCATTACCGCCTGCAGCAGCTGCAACACAAAAAAAGGCAACCGGACACCGGAAGAAGCCGGAATGCCCCCGCTGAACCAGCCTATCCGTCCCAGTCACATCATGCTAATGCGAAAATTTATTACTACTATATCAGAAGACTGGAAACCCTATTTATTCATGAGCCGTTAA
- the gcvPB gene encoding aminomethyl-transferring glycine dehydrogenase subunit GcvPB, whose amino-acid sequence MKETLIFDLSRKGRQGHRIASLDIEPQPAINLIPEKFLRTEPADLPEVPESEVVRHFIRLSNLNHHVDKDMYPLGSCTMKYNPKINDQTADIAGFTSIHPLQPAETAQGTLQLMYELGEMLREIAGMAAITLQPAAGAHGELTGILMIRKYHDSRASKRTKLLVVDSAHGTNPASAALVGYDILSVKSNAEGRTDIEDLKAKLDENVAALMLTNPNTIGLFEKDIKEIEQLVHDNGSLLYMDGANMNALMGITRPGDMGFDIVHYNLHKTFSAPHGGGGPGSGPVGVCDKLKPYLPVPVIEKHDDGNTSRYTLTTDRPLSIGRMMNFYGNFSVMVRAYTYIRMLGAEGIRRVSENAIINANYLLSKLIDRYDLPYPKPVMHEFCLSGDRQKKQHNVRTLDIAKRLLDLGFHAPTIYFPLIVSEALMIEPTETETRETLDRFAEAMLQIADETENSPETVQNAPQFTPVKRLDEAQASRKLNICCPGC is encoded by the coding sequence ATGAAAGAAACCCTTATTTTCGATCTCTCCCGGAAAGGGAGACAGGGACACCGTATCGCAAGCCTCGACATCGAGCCGCAACCGGCAATAAACCTGATCCCGGAAAAATTTCTGAGAACCGAACCCGCCGATCTGCCGGAAGTTCCTGAAAGCGAAGTTGTCCGACACTTCATCAGACTTTCAAATCTGAATCATCATGTCGATAAAGACATGTACCCCCTCGGAAGCTGTACCATGAAGTACAATCCGAAAATCAACGACCAGACAGCAGATATCGCCGGGTTCACGTCGATACATCCCCTTCAGCCGGCAGAAACCGCTCAGGGCACCCTGCAGCTCATGTACGAACTTGGTGAGATGCTGCGCGAAATCGCGGGAATGGCAGCCATCACCCTTCAACCCGCAGCCGGTGCGCACGGTGAACTGACCGGCATTCTGATGATCCGCAAATACCATGACTCAAGAGCCTCCAAACGCACTAAGCTGCTGGTGGTTGATTCCGCGCACGGAACCAACCCGGCATCGGCCGCCCTTGTCGGCTACGACATCCTGTCGGTCAAAAGCAATGCCGAAGGAAGAACGGATATCGAAGATCTGAAAGCGAAGCTTGACGAGAACGTCGCAGCGCTGATGCTGACCAACCCCAACACCATAGGGCTCTTCGAAAAAGACATCAAAGAAATTGAACAGCTGGTTCATGACAACGGCAGCCTTCTCTATATGGACGGCGCCAACATGAACGCACTGATGGGCATCACCCGACCCGGCGACATGGGCTTCGACATCGTGCACTACAATCTGCACAAAACCTTCTCTGCACCTCATGGAGGCGGCGGTCCAGGCAGCGGTCCGGTCGGCGTATGCGACAAGCTGAAACCCTATCTGCCGGTTCCGGTCATTGAAAAACATGATGACGGCAATACAAGCCGCTACACACTGACAACAGACCGTCCGCTGAGTATCGGACGCATGATGAATTTCTATGGGAATTTCAGTGTCATGGTCAGAGCCTACACCTATATCCGTATGCTTGGAGCCGAAGGGATCAGAAGAGTATCGGAAAACGCAATAATCAATGCCAATTACCTGCTCAGCAAGCTGATCGACCGCTATGACCTGCCCTACCCGAAACCAGTCATGCATGAATTCTGTCTCTCCGGGGACCGCCAGAAAAAACAGCACAACGTCAGAACGCTCGATATCGCAAAACGCCTTCTCGATCTCGGATTCCATGCCCCGACCATCTACTTCCCGCTCATCGTCAGCGAAGCCCTGATGATCGAACCTACGGAAACGGAAACCAGGGAAACACTCGACAGGTTTGCCGAAGCAATGCTGCAGATCGCCGATGAAACCGAAAACAGTCCTGAAACGGTGCAGAACGCACCCCAGTTCACGCCTGTCAAACGACTTGACGAAGCGCAGGCATCGCGAAAACTCAACATATGCTGTCCAGGCTGCTGA
- the rnc gene encoding ribonuclease III, which yields MEHFWHKIGKIAFNRSESVPQTSQTSSEASTGNDALCNAIRAYVEQLIRQPCASVDIYKTAFTHRSFVHDQHQGSSPAPFDSNQRLEFLGDAVLDLIISEHLYKLFPESDEGALSSTRSKIVNRKSLADFAQAIALGNQLIIGESADEEKIRKSEATMADAFEALIGAIYLDKGLPAVQRFIDDHVMTIVDVPKLATIEHNHKSRLIEFAQANQLSHPQYTIIREEGAEHQKTFTVEVSFDGKPFGTGTAARKKDAEQAAARRALLLLQSDSGNDQN from the coding sequence ATGGAGCATTTCTGGCATAAAATCGGCAAAATAGCCTTTAACCGCTCTGAAAGCGTTCCTCAAACAAGCCAAACATCGTCTGAAGCGAGCACAGGGAATGACGCCCTGTGCAACGCGATAAGAGCATATGTCGAACAACTGATCCGCCAGCCCTGCGCTTCAGTCGACATCTACAAAACAGCCTTTACCCATCGATCCTTCGTTCACGATCAGCATCAGGGCTCTAGTCCGGCACCCTTTGATTCCAACCAGCGCCTTGAATTTCTTGGCGATGCCGTGCTCGACCTGATTATCTCCGAACACCTCTATAAGCTCTTCCCTGAAAGCGATGAAGGTGCGCTCTCGAGCACCAGGTCAAAAATCGTCAACCGCAAGTCGCTGGCTGATTTTGCTCAAGCCATAGCCCTTGGCAATCAACTCATCATAGGAGAGTCAGCTGATGAAGAAAAGATCCGCAAGAGCGAAGCGACCATGGCAGACGCCTTCGAAGCATTAATCGGAGCTATCTACCTCGATAAAGGGCTTCCTGCCGTGCAGCGTTTCATTGACGATCATGTCATGACGATTGTCGATGTGCCGAAACTCGCGACAATCGAGCACAACCATAAAAGCAGACTGATAGAATTCGCTCAGGCAAATCAGCTTTCCCATCCCCAATACACGATCATCAGGGAAGAAGGGGCGGAACATCAGAAAACCTTTACGGTAGAGGTCTCCTTTGATGGAAAACCTTTCGGAACAGGAACTGCCGCAAGAAAAAAGGATGCGGAGCAGGCTGCTGCAAGACGGGCACTTCTGCTCCTTCAAAGCGATAGCGGCAACGATCAAAACTGA